One segment of Pyxidicoccus trucidator DNA contains the following:
- the ltrA gene encoding group II intron reverse transcriptase/maturase, translating into MSRTAAPGVDGVTWAAYREGLEDNLQSLHERLHRGAYRAKPSRRVYIPKADGRQRPLGVAALEDKLLQHGLAQVMNAVYEEDFLGFSYGFRPGRSQHQSLDALAAGLLRKKTTWVLDADIRGFFDAIDHGWLMKFVAHRIADNRVLHLIQKWLRAGVMEKGTWAATEQGTPQGATISPLLANIYLHYVFDLWAQQWRKRQARGEVIIVRYADDFIVGFQYRSDAEQFLKSLRERLRKFSLELHPEKTRLLMFGRYAEKMRTERGLGKPETFSFLGLTHICGRTGRGKFLLIRRTMRKRMQAKLREVKAELQRRRHLSIPEQGAWLRAVVRGYFAYHAVPTNGRALLSFRTQVIRLWQRSLRRRGQRDRTNWEKMGRLVRRWMPPARIQHPWPEERFDVRTRGKSPVR; encoded by the coding sequence ATGAGCCGGACTGCCGCTCCAGGGGTGGACGGCGTCACGTGGGCGGCCTACCGAGAAGGGCTGGAGGACAACCTCCAGTCGCTTCACGAGAGGCTGCACCGCGGAGCGTACCGGGCGAAGCCCTCTCGCAGGGTGTACATCCCCAAGGCGGATGGGCGGCAGCGACCGCTCGGAGTCGCTGCGCTGGAGGACAAGCTTCTCCAGCACGGTCTCGCCCAGGTGATGAACGCCGTCTACGAGGAGGACTTCCTCGGCTTCTCGTACGGTTTTCGGCCCGGGCGCAGCCAGCACCAGTCGCTGGACGCTCTCGCGGCCGGACTCCTACGCAAGAAGACCACCTGGGTGCTCGACGCGGACATCCGTGGATTCTTCGATGCCATCGACCACGGTTGGCTGATGAAGTTCGTCGCGCACCGGATTGCGGACAATCGGGTCCTGCATCTCATCCAGAAATGGCTGAGGGCAGGAGTGATGGAGAAGGGGACGTGGGCAGCTACGGAGCAGGGAACGCCTCAGGGGGCTACCATTTCGCCCCTGCTGGCGAACATCTATCTCCACTACGTCTTCGACCTCTGGGCCCAGCAGTGGAGGAAGCGGCAGGCGCGCGGTGAAGTCATCATCGTGCGCTATGCTGACGACTTCATCGTGGGGTTCCAGTACCGCTCGGATGCAGAACAGTTCCTGAAGAGCCTCCGCGAGAGATTGCGGAAGTTCTCCCTGGAACTGCATCCCGAGAAGACGCGCCTCCTCATGTTCGGGCGGTATGCCGAGAAGATGAGGACGGAGCGGGGACTCGGTAAGCCGGAAACCTTCAGCTTCCTCGGCCTGACGCACATCTGCGGCAGGACTGGGCGGGGAAAGTTTCTTCTCATACGGCGAACGATGCGGAAGCGGATGCAGGCGAAGCTGCGCGAGGTGAAAGCCGAGCTGCAACGACGTCGGCATCTCTCCATCCCGGAACAAGGCGCTTGGCTACGAGCTGTCGTGCGTGGCTACTTCGCCTACCATGCAGTACCCACCAACGGGCGAGCGCTGTTGTCCTTCAGAACCCAGGTCATCCGACTCTGGCAGCGGTCGCTGCGGCGACGCGGCCAGAGAGACCGGACGAACTGGGAGAAGATGGGCAGGCTCGTTCGACGGTGGATGCCGCCCGCCCGCATCCAGCATCCCTGGCCCGAGGAGCGGTTTGACGTCAGAACCCGAGGCAAGAGCCCAGTGCGGTAG
- a CDS encoding iron-containing redox enzyme family protein: MSSIEEQLEALTVGMARQVASWLPAVTPERYVAFLDMMYHYTRRSGDRLRLAAERATLPELKAFFAELAGDEQSHYLLAKADLAAFGREPSSDTPREVADFHAFWEGIGPERQLAFLGALRVLEGVARHLGGEARQGLGRLGLERTKARFLLVHLDVDLEHGARAQALCAALGAGHPEPLLEGARRAAEFWVAIHRAALAGEARP, from the coding sequence ATGTCGTCGATTGAGGAGCAGTTGGAGGCGCTCACCGTCGGGATGGCGCGGCAGGTCGCGAGCTGGCTGCCGGCGGTGACGCCAGAGCGCTACGTGGCGTTCCTCGACATGATGTACCACTACACGCGGCGCAGCGGAGACCGGCTGCGGCTCGCGGCCGAGCGCGCCACGCTCCCCGAGCTGAAGGCCTTCTTCGCGGAGCTGGCGGGGGACGAGCAGTCGCACTACCTGCTGGCCAAGGCGGACCTCGCGGCCTTCGGGCGCGAGCCCTCGTCCGACACGCCTCGCGAGGTGGCCGACTTCCACGCCTTCTGGGAGGGAATCGGGCCGGAGCGGCAGCTCGCCTTCCTGGGCGCGCTGCGCGTGCTGGAGGGCGTGGCGCGGCACCTGGGAGGCGAGGCCCGCCAGGGGCTGGGGCGGCTCGGGCTGGAGCGGACGAAGGCGCGCTTCCTCCTCGTCCACCTCGACGTGGACCTGGAGCACGGCGCGCGGGCCCAGGCGCTCTGCGCGGCGCTGGGGGCCGGGCACCCGGAGCCGCTGCTCGAAGGGGCCCGGCGGGCCGCCGAGTTCTGGGTGGCCATCCACCGCGCGGCGCTGGCCGGCGAGGCGCGGCCCTGA
- a CDS encoding IS66 family transposase zinc-finger binding domain-containing protein, translating into MPRSLPLDHHCPWREEAEELKAEVGRIGGELDALKGQMAALQRHVFGKKTERMPTVASELRGEAAGEESRAERDEAAKKKRRERAARKAEEALTREIRHDVPAEARHCPACGSEDLKPLGPGRTTVLYEWLPARFERQVHVQQVLACACGQGVVTAPAPAKVVDKGEYGPGFLAHVVTSKCADAMPLHRLAQRIERGGVPMCVFRRW; encoded by the coding sequence GTGCCACGCTCGCTGCCACTCGACCACCATTGCCCCTGGCGCGAGGAGGCCGAGGAGCTCAAGGCCGAGGTGGGCCGTATCGGCGGGGAGCTGGATGCGCTCAAGGGGCAGATGGCGGCCCTGCAGCGTCACGTCTTCGGCAAGAAGACGGAGCGGATGCCGACCGTGGCGTCCGAGCTGCGCGGGGAGGCGGCGGGCGAGGAGTCGAGGGCGGAGCGGGACGAGGCGGCGAAGAAGAAGCGGCGCGAGCGAGCCGCGCGCAAGGCCGAGGAGGCCCTCACGCGCGAGATTCGCCACGACGTCCCCGCCGAGGCGCGTCACTGCCCGGCCTGCGGCAGCGAGGACTTGAAGCCCCTGGGCCCGGGGCGCACCACGGTGCTGTACGAGTGGCTCCCCGCCCGCTTCGAGCGGCAGGTGCATGTGCAGCAGGTGCTGGCGTGCGCGTGCGGCCAGGGCGTGGTGACGGCCCCGGCGCCCGCGAAGGTGGTGGACAAGGGCGAGTACGGCCCGGGCTTCCTCGCCCACGTGGTGACGTCCAAGTGCGCGGATGCCATGCCCCTGCACCGGCTCGCCCAGCGGATTGAGCGAGGCGGCGTGCCCATGTGCGTATTCCGGCGATGGTGA
- a CDS encoding methyltransferase family protein translates to MKGLRDAPALYLGFISLHLLLGHLGSSFVYRLRFGRSPLAYRSTGADSAHTRFTRRISGASLVWAGSVVAAALWPRWSELPWGRPLLALPPEVGWALGVLGLVGMLAAQYGMGATFRIGVDAGEAPPVLHESGLHRYSRNPIYVFSYLYLVGASLWAPSLVTLGACAVLGRLFHGLVLQEERYLSARLGEAYARYRQRVPRYL, encoded by the coding sequence ATGAAGGGGCTTCGCGACGCGCCCGCGCTCTACCTGGGCTTCATCTCGCTGCACCTGCTGCTGGGGCACCTGGGCTCCAGCTTCGTCTACCGCCTGCGCTTCGGCCGCAGCCCGCTGGCCTACCGGAGCACCGGGGCCGACTCCGCCCACACGCGCTTCACGCGGCGCATCAGCGGCGCCTCGCTGGTGTGGGCTGGCTCGGTGGTGGCGGCGGCGCTCTGGCCGCGCTGGTCCGAGCTGCCCTGGGGCCGGCCCCTGCTGGCCCTTCCGCCGGAGGTGGGCTGGGCGCTGGGCGTGCTCGGGCTGGTGGGCATGCTGGCGGCGCAGTACGGCATGGGCGCGACGTTCCGCATCGGCGTGGACGCGGGGGAGGCCCCGCCCGTGCTGCACGAGAGTGGACTCCACCGCTACTCGCGCAACCCCATCTACGTCTTCTCCTACCTGTACCTCGTGGGCGCCTCGCTCTGGGCTCCGTCGCTGGTGACGCTCGGGGCGTGCGCGGTGCTGGGGAGGCTGTTCCACGGGCTGGTGCTCCAGGAGGAGCGCTACCTCTCCGCCCGCCTCGGCGAGGCCTACGCGCGCTACCGCCAGCGCGTCCCCCGCTACCTCTGA
- the tnpA gene encoding IS66 family insertion sequence element accessory protein TnpA — MRKRAEKQEWLRVAEEFEASGLTQREFAGRRGLRLSTLQSWVYRRRRQVSAEAQPAVRLLPVQVSSVPASDAAPLEVALGSGVRVRVSPGTDVDYVARLVAALGRSAC; from the coding sequence ATGCGGAAGAGAGCTGAGAAGCAGGAGTGGCTGCGGGTCGCCGAGGAGTTCGAGGCGAGCGGGCTGACGCAGCGGGAGTTCGCCGGACGCCGGGGGCTGCGGCTGAGTACGTTGCAGTCGTGGGTCTACCGTCGCAGGCGACAGGTGAGCGCCGAGGCCCAGCCGGCCGTGCGCCTGCTGCCGGTGCAGGTGAGCAGCGTGCCCGCGTCAGACGCAGCCCCGCTGGAGGTCGCCCTGGGCAGTGGCGTGCGAGTGCGGGTGTCGCCAGGCACGGACGTGGACTACGTGGCCCGGCTGGTGGCGGCGCTGGGGCGCAGTGCGTGCTGA
- a CDS encoding RCC1 domain-containing protein produces the protein MQRQKITFVLSFFLSGLLWSGCVQPAQPESELSDEALTTQDQALVTAPAISAGNAHTVALKANGTVWTWGGNYFGQLGDGTAADRFHPRRVDNLKDITAIAAGSYFTLARRVDGSVWAWGDNYAGQLGDGTNSTRHRPVQVTGLSNVSALAAGDYHSLALKADGSVLAWGDNYYGQLGDGTAVSSATPVQVQDLTGVTAIAAGDYFTLALKSDGTVWAWGDNAQGQLGDGTTDASSSPVQVQGVSDVIAIAVGGAHSLALKADGTLWAWGDNSYGQLGDGTTDARASPVQVAGISGASAIVAGSSHSLALTTGAVHAWGDNYFGQLGDGTMDSSTTPVQVQGLTGVTALAAGGFYTVALVNGAVKSWGDNYFGQLGDGTINASPAPVQAMGFNNITSIAASDNQHLALKEDGTVWAWSGSGTTAPVLVQGLTGVTAIAASSGHALALKADGTVWAWGANYSGQLGDGTVTTRSTPRRVQGLTSVVAVSAGNGHSLAVKSDGTVWAWGYNGLGALGDGGYTSRATPVRAKIAGVKAIAAGTYYSLFLKADGTVWGSGYDQHGALGSGGYNATPNPTQIQGITGVATLAAGYAHVTAITTSGDLWAWGYNSDGQLCSGNGSTNSSSVPLLARSSVLGVAAGDAYTLVLAGLGYLVNWGDNSFGQLGDGTTTDNNNYGTYVGVSAAATMISASATSSLLLNTDSSVWAWGGGTSTPTQVQGLTSTQPTAFTVTP, from the coding sequence GTGCAACGACAGAAAATTACCTTTGTCCTCTCCTTCTTCTTGTCTGGGCTTCTTTGGAGTGGCTGCGTCCAGCCTGCTCAGCCCGAGTCTGAACTCTCCGATGAAGCCCTCACGACGCAAGACCAGGCACTTGTCACCGCGCCTGCCATCTCCGCAGGCAATGCCCATACCGTGGCACTGAAGGCGAATGGCACCGTCTGGACCTGGGGTGGCAACTACTTTGGACAACTCGGAGATGGCACTGCAGCCGATCGTTTCCATCCGAGGCGGGTCGACAACCTGAAGGACATCACCGCTATTGCTGCGGGGAGCTACTTCACGCTGGCACGCAGGGTGGATGGCAGCGTGTGGGCTTGGGGGGACAATTACGCTGGCCAGCTCGGAGACGGAACGAACTCGACGCGTCACCGTCCGGTTCAGGTGACAGGACTCTCGAACGTGAGTGCGCTCGCGGCGGGCGACTACCATTCGCTGGCGCTCAAGGCGGATGGCAGCGTGCTGGCCTGGGGTGACAATTATTATGGACAGCTTGGAGACGGCACGGCAGTGTCGAGCGCGACTCCCGTCCAGGTACAGGACCTGACGGGAGTGACCGCCATCGCCGCAGGAGACTACTTCACCCTGGCGCTGAAGTCAGATGGAACCGTCTGGGCTTGGGGAGACAACGCCCAGGGACAACTGGGTGATGGCACGACCGACGCGAGCTCCTCTCCGGTGCAGGTGCAGGGTGTCTCCGATGTCATCGCCATCGCAGTGGGCGGTGCTCACTCCCTGGCGCTGAAGGCCGACGGGACGTTGTGGGCTTGGGGCGACAACTCCTACGGCCAGCTGGGCGACGGGACCACCGATGCGCGCGCGAGTCCAGTTCAGGTCGCCGGTATCTCCGGTGCGAGCGCGATTGTCGCAGGCAGCTCCCACTCCCTGGCGCTGACGACTGGCGCGGTGCATGCTTGGGGTGACAACTACTTTGGCCAACTCGGGGACGGGACGATGGATTCGAGCACCACCCCGGTGCAGGTGCAGGGCCTGACGGGAGTGACCGCCCTCGCCGCTGGAGGCTTCTACACCGTCGCACTGGTCAATGGAGCGGTGAAGTCGTGGGGTGACAACTACTTCGGTCAACTGGGAGACGGGACCATCAATGCGAGCCCGGCTCCCGTACAGGCGATGGGCTTCAACAACATCACTTCCATCGCCGCGAGCGACAACCAGCATCTGGCGCTCAAAGAGGATGGAACCGTGTGGGCCTGGAGTGGTTCCGGTACCACTGCTCCTGTGCTGGTGCAGGGACTGACGGGCGTGACTGCCATCGCCGCGAGTTCGGGACATGCCCTGGCTCTCAAGGCGGATGGAACCGTCTGGGCATGGGGTGCCAATTATAGCGGCCAACTCGGAGATGGAACCGTGACGACTCGTTCGACACCCAGGCGTGTACAGGGGCTCACGAGCGTTGTCGCCGTTTCGGCCGGCAATGGCCACTCGCTCGCGGTGAAGTCCGATGGAACCGTCTGGGCTTGGGGGTATAACGGTCTTGGTGCGTTAGGGGATGGAGGCTATACGAGCCGCGCCACCCCCGTAAGGGCGAAGATCGCGGGCGTAAAAGCAATTGCCGCCGGGACTTACTACTCACTCTTCCTCAAGGCGGATGGAACCGTCTGGGGCTCGGGGTACGATCAGCACGGTGCGCTGGGTAGCGGCGGGTACAATGCCACCCCCAACCCGACCCAGATCCAGGGTATCACCGGAGTGGCCACCCTTGCCGCAGGATACGCCCATGTGACGGCGATCACCACGTCTGGAGACCTGTGGGCCTGGGGATACAACAGCGATGGGCAGCTCTGCAGTGGCAACGGCTCAACCAACAGCAGTTCCGTTCCTCTTCTGGCCCGGAGTTCGGTGCTGGGTGTTGCAGCGGGTGATGCGTACACCCTCGTGCTCGCTGGGCTTGGTTACTTGGTCAACTGGGGTGACAATTCTTTCGGCCAGCTCGGCGATGGGACGACCACCGACAATAATAATTACGGAACGTACGTGGGGGTTTCCGCCGCCGCGACCATGATCTCCGCGAGTGCGACGAGTTCACTGCTATTGAACACGGATAGTTCCGTGTGGGCATGGGGCGGAGGGACCTCCACCCCGACACAGGTGCAGGGCCTCACCTCTACCCAGCCGACTGCGTTCACTGTTACCCCGTAG
- the tnpB gene encoding IS66 family insertion sequence element accessory protein TnpB (TnpB, as the term is used for proteins encoded by IS66 family insertion elements, is considered an accessory protein, since TnpC, encoded by a neighboring gene, is a DDE family transposase.), with translation MLTLPASVRILLATGPVDMRKSIDGLMALVRTAWGEDVYSGHLFAFVSRRGDRVKILTFSRGGFVLYYKRLETGRFRLPPVDADAQSVQLDATQLAMLLDGIDVAEVKRQPAWTPPGRTGT, from the coding sequence GTGCTGACGCTGCCCGCCTCGGTGCGAATCCTGCTGGCCACCGGGCCGGTGGACATGCGCAAGTCCATTGATGGGCTCATGGCGCTGGTGCGTACCGCCTGGGGCGAGGACGTCTACTCCGGCCACCTCTTCGCCTTCGTCAGCCGACGCGGAGACCGGGTGAAAATCCTCACCTTCAGCCGGGGCGGCTTCGTCCTGTACTACAAGCGCCTGGAGACGGGCCGCTTCCGACTGCCGCCGGTGGATGCCGACGCCCAGTCGGTGCAGTTGGACGCGACGCAGTTGGCGATGCTGCTGGACGGCATCGACGTGGCCGAGGTGAAGCGCCAGCCCGCCTGGACGCCCCCGGGGCGCACAGGTACCTGA
- a CDS encoding CapA family protein, translating into MNALRRLYADIRYEDGRWPLSRWDLNLRYLTKSLLHLPEPRSAETGEHFARVARHLASGSWRHAGAPELRLSAVGDMMWIRSGFHRALSPGVREVMAGDAVAFANLETPVDPARPVPRLVYETLHYNAPPDYLAAWEGTARHRVFSLCNNHALDQGAEGLERTRGTVLASSQHRCVGGPRPEDAVAALEVDGVRMGIAAVTYDINHLVGAPPAGVPVTRLGSPLHAPDWERLGALIDAARAVGPDLVVLMPHWGFEYEYWPEALQREHAWRLIERGADLLLGSSPHVLQPVEWVSIDGADATCPTQVRRGGPARMGLIAYSLGNFLSIMPTLACQTGAVLKLALARDARGVLQPVDLRAVPTACGRGLGGEGFLDAGVVRLDELPPQRAAPHLAHARRTLGALLSDRRD; encoded by the coding sequence ATGAACGCCCTGCGCCGGCTGTACGCGGACATCCGCTACGAGGACGGCCGCTGGCCGCTGTCCCGGTGGGACCTCAACCTGCGCTACCTCACCAAGAGCCTCCTTCACCTGCCGGAGCCGCGCTCGGCCGAAACCGGGGAGCACTTCGCGCGAGTCGCCCGGCACCTCGCCTCGGGGAGCTGGCGGCACGCGGGCGCGCCGGAGCTCCGGCTGAGCGCCGTGGGCGACATGATGTGGATTCGCAGCGGCTTCCACCGCGCCCTCTCTCCCGGCGTCCGGGAGGTGATGGCGGGGGACGCGGTGGCCTTCGCCAACCTGGAGACGCCGGTGGACCCGGCGCGGCCCGTGCCCCGGCTCGTCTACGAGACGCTCCACTACAACGCCCCGCCGGACTACCTCGCGGCCTGGGAGGGCACGGCGCGCCACCGCGTCTTCTCCCTCTGCAACAACCACGCGCTCGACCAGGGCGCCGAAGGGCTGGAGCGGACCCGGGGGACGGTGCTGGCCTCCTCCCAGCACCGCTGCGTGGGAGGCCCCCGGCCGGAGGACGCGGTGGCCGCCCTGGAGGTGGACGGGGTGCGGATGGGCATCGCCGCCGTGACGTATGACATCAACCACCTCGTGGGGGCGCCGCCCGCCGGGGTGCCGGTGACGCGGCTGGGCAGCCCCCTCCACGCGCCGGACTGGGAGCGGCTGGGCGCGCTCATCGACGCCGCTCGCGCGGTGGGGCCGGACCTGGTGGTGCTGATGCCGCACTGGGGCTTCGAGTACGAGTACTGGCCCGAGGCCCTCCAGCGCGAGCACGCCTGGCGGCTCATCGAGCGCGGGGCGGACCTCCTCCTGGGCTCCTCGCCGCATGTCCTCCAGCCGGTGGAGTGGGTGTCCATCGACGGCGCGGACGCCACATGCCCCACGCAGGTGCGCCGGGGCGGGCCCGCGCGGATGGGGCTCATCGCGTACTCGCTGGGCAACTTCCTGAGCATCATGCCCACGCTGGCGTGCCAGACGGGGGCCGTGCTGAAGCTCGCGCTCGCCCGGGACGCGCGGGGCGTGCTCCAGCCGGTGGATTTGCGCGCGGTGCCCACCGCCTGTGGACGGGGACTCGGTGGGGAGGGGTTCCTCGACGCGGGCGTGGTGCGCCTGGACGAGCTGCCCCCCCAGCGGGCGGCGCCGCACCTCGCGCATGCTCGGCGGACGTTGGGCGCGCTGCTTTCGGACCGGAGGGACTGA
- a CDS encoding DUF4209 domain-containing protein: protein MLLLRHGCGRLIAQDFISASRVLVLRIEDVLRQHLRSLGVDTTEFKPDVGDGTSRTDDATLGKLMRRALPDGRTIKEYLGNDLWSHIDSILNSQTGLNLRNEFAHGLVRPQHCTPDIAGIALALLYQLANAVSAASTANSNQA from the coding sequence ATGCTGCTGCTCCGACACGGGTGCGGGCGCCTCATTGCTCAAGACTTCATTTCCGCCTCGCGCGTTCTCGTTCTGAGAATAGAGGATGTCCTGCGCCAACACCTCCGCAGCCTCGGAGTCGACACCACTGAATTCAAGCCAGATGTCGGCGATGGCACCTCTCGAACCGATGACGCCACTCTCGGAAAGCTGATGCGCCGAGCCCTTCCAGATGGCCGAACGATAAAAGAATATCTAGGGAATGATCTTTGGAGCCATATTGACTCAATTCTAAACTCACAAACAGGACTCAATCTCCGAAACGAATTTGCCCATGGACTCGTTCGTCCGCAGCACTGCACGCCAGACATCGCTGGAATTGCTCTCGCGCTTCTGTACCAACTGGCGAATGCCGTAAGCGCTGCGTCAACAGCAAACAGCAACCAGGCGTAG
- the istB gene encoding IS21-like element helper ATPase IstB, translating into MLVDQTLEKLNAMKLHGMANYLRSWMERPGDKGLGATDLVGLLADAEWMYRENKKLTSRLQHAKLRQQACLEDIDYAHARGLTKSQVLELSTSKWVADKQNVLLIGPTGVGKSFLACALGQKACRDGYSVVYRRASRLFDELAQARADGTHPHVLKRLAKAQVLILDDFGLEPLGSAERKELLEVLEDRYHQSSTVVTSQLEPKDWHAVIGDATLADAILDRLVHNAHRLRLAGDSIRKADANLTKARKQVK; encoded by the coding sequence ATGCTGGTGGACCAGACGCTGGAGAAGCTCAACGCGATGAAGCTGCACGGCATGGCCAACTACCTGCGCAGCTGGATGGAGCGGCCGGGGGACAAGGGGCTGGGGGCCACGGACCTGGTGGGCCTGTTGGCGGACGCGGAGTGGATGTACCGGGAGAACAAGAAGCTCACCTCGCGCCTGCAGCACGCGAAGCTGCGCCAGCAGGCGTGCCTGGAGGACATCGACTACGCCCACGCCCGAGGGCTGACGAAGTCCCAGGTGCTGGAGCTGTCCACCTCGAAGTGGGTGGCCGACAAGCAGAACGTGCTGCTGATCGGGCCCACCGGCGTGGGCAAGAGCTTCCTGGCGTGCGCGCTGGGACAGAAGGCGTGCCGCGATGGCTACAGCGTCGTGTACCGCCGCGCCTCACGCCTCTTCGACGAACTGGCCCAGGCCCGCGCGGACGGCACGCACCCGCACGTGCTCAAGCGGCTGGCCAAGGCCCAGGTCCTCATCCTCGATGACTTCGGCCTGGAGCCGCTGGGCTCGGCCGAGCGCAAGGAGCTGCTCGAAGTCTTGGAGGACCGCTACCACCAGTCATCGACGGTGGTGACCTCCCAGCTGGAGCCCAAGGACTGGCACGCGGTCATCGGCGACGCGACGCTGGCCGACGCCATCCTCGACCGGCTGGTCCACAACGCCCACCGCCTCCGGCTCGCCGGGGACTCCATCCGCAAGGCGGACGCGAATTTGACGAAGGCGCGGAAGCAGGTGAAGTGA
- a CDS encoding fatty acid desaturase family protein yields MQPALAPVCASPAAPAGPGPSRDELVELLRIRPARALGMAALHLGVWGLAGVGLAHVSGFWLKLPLWLLAAQGVMGLIQLDHDAWHDTLFPRPWQNRLFGNGLSLLVGIAYAPMRHDHLAHHRWNRTEKDPDAYNAGRRSPGLWALFYATVLLGLPLSLVYFNVLYPVQHFDAARLRRHALVLLGYGAFYALLFWLLAGHGLLGGAVECWLLPVLFASPLNGLKSISDHHANVWRGDRFHTATTVRSTRLVTFLWNGLNHHLDHHLYPRVPGYNLARLHARLRPELLARGAPVFDSYLHVMWRALLAGPMVVEEDVRLVTLERKRP; encoded by the coding sequence ATGCAGCCCGCCCTCGCCCCCGTCTGCGCTTCACCCGCTGCCCCCGCCGGGCCGGGCCCCTCCCGCGACGAGCTGGTGGAGCTGCTGCGCATCCGCCCCGCGCGGGCTCTGGGCATGGCGGCCCTCCACCTGGGCGTGTGGGGGCTGGCCGGCGTGGGGCTCGCGCACGTCAGCGGCTTCTGGCTGAAGCTGCCCCTGTGGCTGCTGGCGGCCCAGGGCGTCATGGGGCTCATCCAGCTCGACCACGACGCGTGGCACGACACCCTCTTCCCGAGGCCCTGGCAGAACCGCCTCTTCGGCAACGGGCTCAGCCTGCTCGTGGGCATCGCCTACGCGCCGATGCGGCACGACCACCTCGCGCACCACCGCTGGAACCGCACCGAGAAGGACCCTGACGCCTACAACGCGGGCCGCCGCTCGCCCGGGCTGTGGGCACTCTTCTACGCCACCGTGCTGCTGGGCCTGCCGCTCAGCCTCGTCTACTTCAACGTCCTCTACCCGGTGCAGCACTTCGACGCCGCCCGCCTGCGCCGCCATGCGCTGGTGCTGCTCGGCTACGGGGCCTTCTACGCGCTGCTCTTCTGGCTCCTGGCGGGCCACGGGCTCCTCGGGGGCGCGGTGGAGTGCTGGCTGCTGCCGGTGCTCTTCGCCAGCCCCCTCAACGGGCTCAAGTCCATCTCCGACCACCATGCCAACGTCTGGCGCGGCGACCGCTTCCACACCGCGACGACGGTGCGCAGCACCCGGCTCGTCACCTTCCTGTGGAACGGCCTCAACCACCACCTGGACCACCACCTCTACCCGCGGGTGCCCGGCTACAACCTCGCGCGGCTGCACGCGCGCCTGCGCCCCGAGCTGCTCGCGCGCGGGGCCCCCGTCTTCGACAGCTACCTCCACGTCATGTGGCGGGCCCTCCTGGCCGGCCCCATGGTGGTGGAGGAGGACGTGCGACTCGTCACCCTGGAGCGAAAGCGCCCATGA